TGATGATTACGCTTTTCTGGTGCACGGGTTGCTCGAAACCTATCAGGCGACCGGCCTGGCCCGATACCTCTCTCAGGCAATCCGCCTGACCGATCGGGCGTTGGAGCTGTTCTGGGATCAGGAGTCGGGCGGCTGTTTCATGACACCCGCCGACGGAGAGCAGTTGCTCTTCCGGGCCAAAGAGACGCATGATGGAGCGACTCCCTCCGGCAACTCGGTCAGTCTGGAGAATCTCTACTGCCTGGCCAGCTTGACCAGTCGGGCGGATTATGCCGAAATCGCCGATCAGTTGCTGCACGGTCTGGCCGGCCGCGTGGCCGGCGCACCGTCCGCTCACGCGCGCTGCCTCAGTGCGCTTTCCGCCGCACCAGGCATGGAGACGGTGATCGTTCTCTCCGGCAGGCGCGAAGATGAAGCGTTTCAGCGGATGCTTGGAATCACCCGGCGGGGATATCGGCCGGGCACGATGTGGCTGTGGTTGACGAAGGACGCGGAGGGCGAAGCGATCCGGACGTTGATACCGCACCTGGACAACTTGTCGGTCAGCGGCGCACCGTCCGCGATCATCTGCCGCAACCAGACATGCCAGTCGCCGCTCAACGGGCCGGACGAGCTGGCCCGTTTTCTGGAATCCAGTTGAACCGTTCAGGCAGGCACGCCACCTAGCAGCACCCGGCCGGCCTCCCAGATCAGAACCGCAGCCAGCGCCAGCAGGGCCCAGGCGATCAGCCCAATGGACGACAGCCCGTATTGGCCCACGAGCAGACACAGCGACCAGACCGTCATCACAGTCATGAACACCATCGGGAGGAACACAAACAGGTTGCTCCGTCCGTGTCGCTTCAACCAGACCACCACCACCAGCAACGCCACGCCGGCCAGGAGCTGGTTCGTGGCACCGAACACGGGCCAAATGGCTTTCCAGGCGGGCAGGGGGTTCCCCTGAGCATCATGGAGCGGCATCAGGATGAAGAGAGCCGGCAAAACGAGGCACGCCAGAGTCGCCAGGTATCGAGCCAGGGTTCCGGAAAGATTAAAAAATTCCTCCACGATGTAGCGAGCCAGGCGGGTGCCGGTATCGAGAGACGTCAGGATGAACGTAGACAGGGCGAGGAGGCCGATACTGAC
This DNA window, taken from Acidobacteriota bacterium, encodes the following:
- a CDS encoding carbon starvation protein A; this encodes VASGTSSKQLNKESDARVVGYGAMLIEGLLAVIALSTVMMLAPGDELAGKPPLIIYGNGIARFLSLFGVPHAIGVSIGLLALSTFILTSLDTGTRLARYIVEEFFNLSGTLARYLATLACLVLPALFILMPLHDAQGNPLPAWKAIWPVFGATNQLLAGVALLVVVVWLKRHGRSNLFVFLPMVFMTVMTVWSLCLLVGQYGLSSIGLIAWALLALAAVLIWEAGRVLLGGVPA